The following coding sequences lie in one Pectobacterium sp. A5351 genomic window:
- a CDS encoding ABC transporter ATP-binding protein — protein sequence MTEPLSASRMLLQLHHVSVAGANRAPRLSDISLSMQAGERLALIGPNGSGKSTLLRVLTSELGTTTGYIHLNGQPLNTLSRHERAKHIAILAQNDTPDLRLRVAEYVALGRIPHHGFSTPAYDRQLIEEALDDTGLLPLRHRLLGTLSGGERQRAALARAFAQTPQLLLLDEPTNHLDPLARAQLLSLVRKRGISTLAVLHDLPLITPFADRVAVLQQGTLLRWGTPAHALSADCVKSVFGMESFTVPHPINGSPIRIFEAPELH from the coding sequence ATGACAGAGCCTCTCTCCGCCAGCCGCATGCTGCTACAACTGCACCATGTTTCCGTCGCCGGCGCGAATCGTGCACCGAGACTCAGTGATATTTCGCTGTCCATGCAGGCGGGTGAACGCTTAGCGCTGATTGGACCCAACGGCAGCGGCAAATCCACGCTGCTACGCGTGTTAACCAGCGAACTCGGCACAACGACGGGTTACATCCATCTGAACGGTCAGCCGCTGAATACGCTCAGCCGCCATGAGCGAGCAAAGCACATCGCGATTCTGGCCCAGAACGATACGCCGGATCTGCGTCTACGAGTCGCGGAATACGTCGCTTTGGGGCGAATTCCACACCACGGATTCAGCACGCCTGCGTACGATCGCCAGCTCATCGAAGAGGCGCTGGACGATACCGGCTTATTACCGCTGCGACACCGTCTGCTGGGGACACTCTCCGGCGGGGAACGTCAACGCGCGGCACTGGCACGCGCCTTTGCGCAAACGCCACAGCTCCTGCTGCTGGATGAACCGACCAACCATCTCGATCCGTTGGCACGTGCGCAATTGCTGTCTCTGGTGCGAAAACGCGGTATTTCAACGCTCGCAGTGCTGCACGACCTGCCACTCATCACCCCTTTTGCCGATCGCGTCGCCGTTTTGCAACAGGGCACGCTGCTCCGCTGGGGAACGCCTGCACACGCGCTGAGCGCCGACTGTGTGAAATCCGTCTTTGGGATGGAGAGTTTTACGGTGCCGCACCCGATAAACGGCTCGCCCATTCGCATCTTTGAAGCCCCTGAACTGCACTAA
- a CDS encoding bifunctional aspartate kinase/homoserine dehydrogenase II: protein MSALGVAPSVTGRQLHKFGGSSLADVKCYLRVAGIMAEYSHPGDLMVVSAAGSTTNQLISWLKLSQSDRLSAHQVQQALRRYHSDLIAGLLPAQTAEALTAQFIRDLERLATLLDGKITDAVYAEVVGHGEIWSARLMSAVLNQLDMNAAWLDARDFLCAERAAQPQVDEGRSWPLLQQYLTQHAGQRLVVTGFICRNDAGETVLLGRNGSDYSATQIGALAGVERVTIWSDVAGVYSADPRKVKDACLLPLLRLDEASELARLAAPVLHTRTLQPVSGSDIDLQLRCSYQPEQGSTRIERVLASGTGAKIVTSHDDVCLIEVQVPSEHDFALLQKEVEQLLNRAQLKPLAIGVHQDRNLLQLCYTSEVVDSALQLLAQAALPVELNQRDGLAMVAMVGAGVGKNPLHSHRFYQQLKDQPIEFVRQADDGISLVAVLRVGPTEHLIRGLHHSLFRAEKRIGLVLFGKGNIGSRWLELFAREQSNLSARTGFEFVLAGVVDSTRSLLNYDGLDASRALAFFESEAQERDGEDLFLWMRAHPFDDLVVLDVTASESVADLYLDFASYGFHVISANKLAGASGGNNYRQIRDAFAKTDRHWLYNATVGAGLPVNFAVRDLRESGDSILAISGIFSGTLSWLFLQFDGTVPFTDLVDQACQQGLTEPDPRVDLSGQDVMRKLVILAREAGYDIEPSQVRVESLVPPGCEQGSVDYFFENGDSLNEQMLRRLEAAQEMGLVLRHVARFDSNGKARVGVEAVRPDHPLASLLPGDNVFAIESRWYRDNPLVIRGPGAGRDVTAGALQSDLNRLAQLL from the coding sequence ATGAGTGCATTAGGAGTAGCGCCATCGGTAACGGGCCGACAACTGCATAAGTTTGGCGGTAGCAGTCTGGCCGATGTGAAGTGTTACCTGCGCGTTGCCGGTATTATGGCGGAATATAGCCACCCCGGTGATTTAATGGTGGTGTCTGCCGCAGGCAGTACCACAAATCAGCTGATTAGCTGGTTGAAACTCAGTCAGAGCGATCGTCTGTCGGCGCATCAGGTGCAGCAGGCGTTACGCCGTTATCACAGCGACCTGATCGCTGGCCTTCTGCCTGCGCAAACGGCAGAAGCGCTGACCGCCCAGTTTATTCGCGATCTGGAGCGTTTGGCTACGCTGCTGGATGGCAAGATTACCGATGCCGTTTACGCCGAAGTTGTCGGACACGGCGAAATCTGGTCGGCTCGCCTGATGTCCGCGGTGTTGAATCAGCTGGATATGAATGCGGCCTGGCTGGATGCGCGCGACTTTCTCTGCGCGGAACGTGCCGCACAGCCGCAGGTCGATGAAGGCCGCTCCTGGCCGCTGTTGCAGCAATATCTGACGCAACACGCGGGGCAGCGTTTGGTGGTCACCGGTTTTATCTGCCGCAATGATGCGGGTGAAACGGTACTGCTGGGGCGCAACGGAAGTGACTACTCGGCCACGCAAATTGGTGCGCTGGCGGGGGTGGAACGCGTGACCATCTGGAGCGATGTCGCCGGAGTTTATAGCGCCGATCCGCGCAAAGTGAAAGATGCCTGCCTGCTGCCGCTGCTGCGTTTGGATGAAGCCAGTGAGCTGGCGCGTCTGGCCGCGCCGGTGCTACATACGCGTACCTTGCAGCCCGTTTCCGGTAGCGATATCGACCTGCAACTGCGTTGCAGCTATCAGCCTGAACAGGGGTCGACGCGCATTGAACGCGTACTGGCCTCGGGCACGGGTGCCAAAATTGTCACCAGCCACGATGACGTGTGCCTGATTGAAGTTCAGGTTCCTTCAGAACACGATTTCGCGCTACTGCAAAAAGAAGTCGAACAGCTTCTGAACCGTGCGCAGCTGAAACCGCTGGCAATCGGCGTTCATCAGGATCGTAACCTGCTGCAACTGTGCTACACCTCCGAAGTGGTAGATAGCGCGCTGCAACTGCTGGCACAGGCCGCGCTGCCGGTTGAACTCAACCAGCGTGACGGACTGGCGATGGTCGCGATGGTCGGTGCGGGCGTGGGCAAAAATCCGCTGCACAGCCACCGTTTCTATCAGCAGTTGAAAGATCAGCCGATTGAATTTGTCCGCCAGGCCGATGATGGCATCAGTCTGGTGGCGGTGCTGCGTGTCGGCCCGACAGAGCATCTGATTCGCGGGCTGCACCATTCACTATTCCGTGCAGAGAAGCGCATCGGTCTGGTGCTGTTCGGTAAAGGCAATATTGGTTCACGCTGGTTGGAGCTGTTTGCGCGTGAGCAGAGCAATCTGTCTGCACGTACCGGCTTTGAGTTTGTTCTGGCTGGCGTGGTAGATAGTACGCGCAGCCTGCTGAACTATGATGGGCTGGATGCCAGCCGGGCGTTGGCCTTCTTTGAAAGTGAAGCGCAGGAGCGGGATGGTGAAGATCTGTTCCTGTGGATGCGTGCGCACCCCTTCGATGATTTGGTGGTGCTGGATGTCACTGCCAGTGAGTCGGTCGCCGATCTGTATCTGGATTTCGCCAGCTATGGTTTCCATGTCATCAGCGCCAACAAATTAGCCGGCGCATCCGGTGGTAATAACTATCGCCAGATCCGCGATGCGTTCGCGAAAACGGATCGCCACTGGTTGTATAACGCGACCGTCGGCGCGGGGTTGCCGGTCAACTTTGCGGTACGTGATTTGCGGGAAAGTGGCGACAGTATTTTGGCGATTAGCGGGATTTTCTCCGGCACGCTCTCCTGGTTGTTCTTGCAATTCGACGGCACCGTACCGTTCACCGATCTGGTCGATCAGGCTTGCCAGCAGGGGCTGACTGAGCCGGATCCGCGCGTTGACCTCTCTGGTCAGGACGTTATGCGCAAGCTGGTGATTCTGGCGCGTGAGGCCGGTTATGACATCGAACCTAGTCAGGTTCGGGTTGAGTCGCTGGTGCCGCCGGGCTGTGAACAGGGATCAGTCGATTACTTCTTCGAGAATGGCGATTCGCTGAACGAGCAGATGCTGCGTCGTCTGGAGGCAGCACAGGAAATGGGTCTGGTTCTGCGTCACGTCGCACGCTTTGACAGCAACGGTAAAGCGCGCGTGGGTGTTGAAGCTGTTCGCCCCGATCACCCTCTGGCTTCGCTGTTGCCGGGCGACAACGTGTTTGCGATTGAAAGCCGCTGGTATCGGGATAACCCGCTGGTTATCCGTGGGCCGGGCGCGGGGCGTGATGTCACGGCGGGTGCGCTTCAGTCTGACCTAAACCGTTTGGCACAGTTACTGTAG
- the metB gene encoding cystathionine gamma-synthase — translation MTRKQATIAVRSGLNDDEQYGCVVPPIHLSSTYNFTGFNQPRAHDYSRRGNPTRDVVQRALAELEGGAGAVMTSSGMSAIMLVCTVFLRPGDLLVAPHDCYGGSYRLFDSLSKRGAFRVKFVDQSDADALNAALAEKPKLVLVESPSNPLLRVVDIAAICQAAREAGAVSVVDNTFLSPALQKPLELGADLVVHSCTKYLNGHSDVVAGAVIARDADTITELAWWANNIGVTGAAFDSYLLLRGLRTLAPRMAAAQRNAQQIVEFLQTQPLVKALYHPSLPNNPGHDIARRQQSGFGAMLSFELDGDEDTLRRFLASLELFTLAESLGGVESLISHAATMTHAGMAPEARAAAGISETLLRISTGIEDGDDLVADLDRAFQAAAKR, via the coding sequence ATGACGCGTAAACAGGCAACGATCGCAGTCCGCAGTGGGTTAAATGATGATGAACAGTATGGCTGCGTCGTTCCCCCCATTCACCTTTCCAGCACGTATAATTTTACCGGATTCAACCAGCCACGCGCACACGACTATTCACGTCGCGGCAACCCCACGCGTGATGTTGTACAGCGTGCGCTTGCCGAACTGGAAGGCGGCGCGGGTGCGGTAATGACGAGCAGCGGAATGTCGGCGATTATGCTGGTTTGCACGGTGTTTCTGCGTCCCGGCGATCTGCTGGTGGCACCGCATGATTGCTACGGTGGCAGCTATCGCCTGTTTGACAGCCTGAGCAAGCGCGGCGCGTTTCGCGTCAAATTTGTCGATCAAAGTGATGCCGATGCACTCAACGCGGCATTGGCAGAAAAGCCGAAGCTGGTGCTGGTGGAAAGCCCGAGCAACCCGCTGCTACGCGTCGTGGATATTGCCGCAATTTGTCAGGCCGCGCGGGAAGCGGGGGCGGTCAGCGTGGTGGATAACACCTTCCTGAGCCCGGCACTGCAAAAGCCGCTGGAGCTGGGTGCCGATCTGGTGGTGCATTCCTGTACCAAATATCTGAACGGCCACTCTGATGTCGTCGCGGGTGCCGTGATCGCCAGAGATGCCGATACCATTACTGAACTGGCCTGGTGGGCGAACAACATCGGTGTCACGGGTGCAGCATTTGACAGTTATCTGTTGCTACGCGGCTTGCGTACGTTGGCGCCGCGTATGGCCGCCGCGCAGCGTAACGCGCAACAAATCGTTGAATTTTTACAGACGCAGCCATTGGTGAAGGCGCTGTACCATCCTTCACTGCCAAACAATCCCGGCCATGATATTGCCCGCCGTCAACAATCCGGTTTTGGCGCTATGCTAAGTTTTGAGCTGGATGGGGATGAAGACACGCTGCGGCGTTTTCTTGCGTCGCTGGAGCTGTTCACGCTAGCGGAATCGCTGGGCGGGGTTGAGAGCCTCATCTCTCATGCGGCAACGATGACGCACGCCGGTATGGCGCCAGAAGCGCGTGCCGCGGCGGGTATCTCTGAAACATTACTGCGTATTTCCACCGGTATTGAAGACGGCGATGATCTGGTTGCCGATCTGGATCGTGCGTTTCAAGCCGCAGCCAAGAGGTAA
- the metJ gene encoding met regulon transcriptional regulator MetJ has product MAEWNGEYVSPYAEHGKKSEQVKKITVSIPLKVLKILTDERTRRQVNNLRHATNSELLCEAFLHAFTGQPLPNDEDLRKERSDEIPEAAKIIMREMGIDPDTWEY; this is encoded by the coding sequence ATGGCTGAGTGGAACGGCGAGTATGTCAGCCCTTACGCTGAACACGGTAAAAAAAGCGAGCAAGTCAAGAAGATAACAGTATCTATCCCTCTGAAAGTATTAAAGATACTGACTGACGAACGCACGCGTCGTCAGGTGAACAACCTGCGCCATGCCACCAACAGCGAACTGCTGTGCGAGGCGTTTCTGCACGCGTTCACGGGTCAACCGTTACCGAATGACGAAGACCTGCGTAAAGAACGCAGCGATGAAATTCCTGAAGCCGCGAAGATCATCATGCGTGAAATGGGTATCGACCCGGATACGTGGGAATACTGA